From the Prunus dulcis chromosome 4, ALMONDv2, whole genome shotgun sequence genome, one window contains:
- the LOC117624340 gene encoding LOW QUALITY PROTEIN: uncharacterized protein LOC117624340 (The sequence of the model RefSeq protein was modified relative to this genomic sequence to represent the inferred CDS: substituted 1 base at 1 genomic stop codon) encodes MQVCCDLQVDVNGEEVFMVDKKTLASFSGRFSKLFGKLKGTSRSLKVIFHDFPGGAEGFELMTRFCYNNGTTEITPSNIVLLYCIAHFMEMDGDGSGRLNILSQTEKSLEGISFWTWPNLVVSLKQCQDLLPASNCSSILEKVLDCLIAKLFCPFVRSTYASSSEHLSFQFSSARSTHSMKTNCFQTTWWVEDLMFLSINLIEKVIRRMMFQELYHSTIFKFLFHYHQSKSMGATTPGEKRKITEVVISLLYLLDRSSLSCKRLFKIYQLALSLKISKLYKNKLENMIGSQLDQATIDYVLVPSPRGKKYVYDVSLVLRFVKSFLLEKGCHLSQSRLKKVSKLMDSYLAEVAPDTYLNPSKFAALAMSLPDSARESHDRLYQAIGVYFKRHADLFEEEKMSICCALNYDKLSAHSLKHLTQNIKFPPRRAVEAFTTEQSKLRSLLHKAYNLKTLDSLLIHTENEIKHEKQDTEHIIPIYTKKLDLPTEAEKLRADLQTMHWKTLELGKRRSGCRQSHHXEGILGWSTPHTVRDVLLSSPSSIASCTQQRMFLRGQGDSPVRICEPCKKLEEAARIERHGHKTRAGRGSLKLTSKPEDEVLNQILGNDRKESGQESNSNVVANMQRASSSASCSNSQEDSSHNGVGEIHRSLSVDEPNDLQSGDGSASPEELRQQALDEKKKYKILKGEGKSAEALRAFKRGKELERQADALEIHLRKERKKVLLSGNVAESQTKDGPSESGRRNKVTPPVGKSKDDLSNELKELGWSDMDLRDEEKKQASLSLEGELSSLLGEISQKTNQNKGNSAIDKTQVVAHKKKALMLKREGKLAEAKEELKRAKVLEKELEEQEFLAEAEDSDDELSALIRSMDDDKQQEFSIQYEQENNLNFDNLISAAHDHILDSNFEVTDEDMEDPEITAALQSLGWSQDSKNPETPATHIAAVDREVLLSEIQSLKREALNQKRAGNVTEAMAQLKKAKLLERDLESLDSPEGNVANDRTTIHNQTADKSSKSFMVGDGNVNTIDVNSKPARKSKLMIQKELLGLKKKALALRREGRLDEAEEELKKGSILERQLEDIENGSMLKAMPGTNGSKVPDLSHEHPNLPVADEEGDNVTDQDMHDPTYLSILKNLGWDEDDNEVANSLSRPSKQIDNLSTKVGESSVTQAPANVLAGGSRRSKAAIQRELLGVKRKALSLRRQGETEEAEELLKKAKALEDQMVEMEAPKKEVQSDFGRHKENITEPTLNSAEEEGDGGNVTEINMQNPAFLSEGTSSSKVAVSAPRSKGEIQRELLDLKRKALAFRRKGETEEAEEVLRMAKVLEIQIEELDAPKDVRLHDDPKEENLESFGLLINTEKEGNLKNDMEVRRSTQTAVGPIDEVVKLSVGSGSVRSHAANPPIRNPNVSVLPTSQFAKENQPLPVELGASGKTRSPDNQRIAGGFSQMSPPVQSGNFVDLLTGDDWRSSQRPVEKQDDSLKFDSVGSFAASPPIQLGALAFSNEDPASQDNAKIHKAEDTVLINKKRDADEANSVQEPASQSNQSAIRQEILAFKRKALALKREGKLTEAREELRQAKLLEKHLEDDSPQSKTTSSDVVLVSSDSPQSKTTTIAGQKDHGSPSLDPKPLSSRDRFKLQQESLGHKRQAMKLRREGRMEEAEAEFELAKALENQLELPAQDSTTVDKVEPLDDVSVEGLLDPQLLSALKAIGIDDTSILSQGPGRPEPSKVNAGKSNNPTQDRSQLEEQIKAEKVKAVNLKRAGKQAEALDALRKAKLLEKKLNSSPSK; translated from the exons ATGCAAGTTTGCTGTGATCTTCAAGTCGATGTCAATGGCGAAGAGGTTTTCATGGTGGACAAG AAAACGTTGGCGTCTTTCTCCGGTAGATTTAGCAAATTATTTGGTAAACTGAAGGGTACATCGAGGAGCCTAAAAGTGATATTCCATGACTTTCCTGGAGGTGCAGAGGGTTTTGAGCTCATGACAAGGTTTTGTTACAATAATGGCACAACTGAGATAACCCCTTCCAACATAGTCTTACTATACTGCATCGCGCATTTCATGGAGATGGATGGTGATGGCTCTGGAAGACTCAACATACTATCCCAAACAGAGAAATCTCTTGAAGGGATCAGCTTTTGGACATGGCCTAACCTTGTAGTATCTCTAAAGCAATGCCAAGATTTACTTCCTGCCTCAAATTGTTCATCAATATTGGAGAAAGTCCTGGACTGCCTCATAGCCAAGCTTTTTTGCCCATTTGTTAGAAGCACATATGCGTCTTCATCAGAACATTTGAGTTTCCAGTTTTCAAGTGCAAGGAGCACTCATAGTATGAAAACCAATTGCTTTCAAACAACATGGTGGGTCGAAGACCTTATGTTCTTGAGTATCAATTTAATTGAGAAGGTGATAAGAAGGATGATGTTCCAGGAGCTTTATCATTCTACAATTTTCAAGTTTCTATTCCATTATCATCAATCAAAGTCTATGGGTGCCACCACACCAGGTGAGAAGCGCAAAATTACAGAGGTTGTTATTAGTCTGCTTTATTTGCTTGATAGAAGCTCCCTTTCTTGCAAACGCTTATTCAAGATATACCAACTGGCTTTGAGCCTGAAAATAAGCAAACTATACAAAAACAAGTTAGAGAATATGATAGGCTCACAGCTAGATCAAGCAACGATTGATTATGTACTTGTTCCATCTCCACGCGGGAAGAAGTACGTATATGATGTGAGTTTGGTTTTAAGATTTGTGAAATCATTTCTCCTTGAAAAGGGATGCCATTTATCTCAGAGCCGCTTAAAAAAGGTCTCCAAGTTGATGGATTCATACCTTGCAGAAGTGGCACCAGATACCTATTTGAATCCTTCAAAGTTTGCAGCATTGGCGATGTCACTGCCAGATTCTGCACGAGAATCTCATGACAGACTTTACCAAGCAATTGGTGTATATTTTAAG CGTCACGCTGATTTATtcgaagaagagaagatgagCATCTGTTGTGCACTGAACTATGATAAACTATCAGCACATTCTTTGAAACATCTCACtcaaaatataaagtttcctCCAAGAAGAGCAGTTGAAGCTTTTACTACAGAGCAATCCAAACTGAGAAGTTTACTCCACAAAGCCTACAATCTCAAGACTTTAGACTCTCTGCTTATTCACACAGAGAATGAAATTAAGCATGAGAAACAGGACACTGAGCATATCATCCCGATCTATACTAAGAAGCTTGATCTCCCAACAGAGGCAGAGAAGCTAAGAGCAGATTTGCAAACCATGCATTGGAAGACATTGGAATTGGGAAA GAGAAGATCGGGTTGCCGGCAAAGCCATCACTGAGAGGGAATACTTGGGTGGTCGACGCCTCACACTGTCAGGGATGTACTTCTCAGTTCACCTTCATCAATCGCaag CTGCACCCAGCAAAGAATGTTTTTACGTGGGCAAGGTGATTCACCTGTACGTATTTGCGAGCCTTGTAAAAAGCTAGAAGAAGCAGCACGCATTGAGAGACATGGGCACAAGACTAGAGCTGGGAGAG GCAGTTTGAAGTTGACATCAAAGCCTGAGGATGAAGTTCTGAACCAAATTCTCGGTAATGATAGGAAGGAATCAGGACAAGAGTCTAACAGTAATGTGGTTGCTAATATGCAGAGGGCCAGTAGCAGTGCATCATGTTCAAATAGTCAAGAAGATTCCAGCCACAATGGGGTGGGAGAAATACATAGAAGTCTTTCTGTTGATGAGCCCAATGATTTACAGAGTGGTGATGGATCTGCTTCTCCTGAGGAGTTGCGTCAGCAAGCTTTGgatgagaagaagaagtataAAATTCTGAAAGGAGAAGGGAAGTCTGCAGAAGCATTAAGAGCGTTTAAGAGAGGGAAGGAGCTTGAGAGGCAGGCTGACGCATTGGAAATACATTTGAGGAAAGAGCGTAAAAAGGTTTTACTCTCTGGCAATGTGGCTGAGAGCCAAACTAAAGATGGGCCTTCAGAATCTGGAAGAAGAAATAAGGTCACTCCTCCAGTGGGTAAATCAAAAGATGACCTTTCCAATGAGCTTAAAGAACTAGGATGGTCCGATATGGATCTTCGTGATGAAGAGAAAAAGCAAGCAAGTCTGAGTTTGGAGGGCGaactttcttctcttcttggAGAAATCTCACAAAAGACCAATCAAAATAAGGGTAATAGTGCCATTGACAAGACCCAGGTTGTTGCACATAAAAAGAAGGCTCTCATGCTGAAGCGTGAGGGGAAACTTGCAGAAGCCAAGGAGGAACTAAAGAGAGCAAAAGTTTTAGAGAAGGAACTCGAAGAACAGGAATTCTTGGCCGAGGCTGAAGATTCTGATGATGAGCTATCTGCATTAATTCGCAGTATGGATGATGACAAACAACAagaattttcaattcaatatgAGCAGGAGAATAaccttaattttgataatcttatTAGTGCTGCTCATGATCATATTTTGGATAGTAATTTTGAAGTGACAGACGAGGATATGGAAGACCCGGAAATAACTGCTGCTTTACAATCTTTAGGATGGTCTCAAGATTCTAAGAATCCTGAAACCCCTGCTACCCATATAGCTGCTGTTGACAGGGAAGTACTATTAAGTGAAATTCAATCCTTAAAACGAGAGGCTCTAAATCAGAAGCGGGCAGGTAATGTTACAGAGGCAATGGCACAGCTAAAGAAGGCAAAACTACTTGAAAGGGACCTCGAAAGCCTTGACTCTCCAGAGGGCAATGTTGCAAATGATCGCACAACAATTCATAACCAAACTGCTGATAAATCATCAAAGTCATTTATGGTGGGTGATGGAAATGTCAATACAATAGACGTGAACTCCAAACCTGCAAGGAAGAGTAAATTAATGATTCAGAAAGAGCTTCTGGGCTTGAAAAAGAAAGCCCTGGCTTTGAGAAGGGAAGGACGATTAGATGAGGCTGAAGAAGAACTGAAGAAAGGCAGTATTCTTGAGCGTCAGCTTGAAGATATTGAAAATGGTTCTATGCTAAAGGCAATGCCTGGGACTAATGGCAGTAAGGTCCCAGATTTGTCACATGAGCATCCCAATCTGCCAGTTGCAGACGAGGAAGGAGACAATGTAACAGATCAAGATATGCATGATCCAACATATCTTTCTATCTTAAAGAATTTGGGTTGGGATGAAGATGATAATGAAGTTGCAAACTCATTATCCCGGCCTTCTAAGCAAATTGATAATCTTTCCACCAAGGTTGGTGAATCCTCTGTAACTCAAGCCCCGGCTAATGTACTGGCTGGAGGATCAAGGAGAAGTAAAGCTGCAATTCAGAGGGAACTCTTAGGCGTCAAAAGGAAAGCTCTTTCTCTGAGGCGCCAGGGAGAGACTGAGGAGGCAGAAGAACTGCTGAAAAAGGCAAAAGCATTAGAGGACCAGATGGTGGAGATGGAAGCACCCAAGAAAGAAGTTCAATCAGACTTTGGTAGGCACAAGGAAAATATCACTGAACCTACTCTTAATAGTGCTGAAGAGGAAGGTGATGGAGGTAATGTAACAGAGATTAATATGCAGAACCCAGCATTTCTCTCAGAGGGAACCTCTTCTTCCAAAGTTGCTGTTTCTGCACCAAGAAGTAAGGGTGAAATCCAAAGGGAACTTTTGGATTTAAAAAGAAAGGCTCTTGCCTTTAGACGTAAGGGAGAAACCGAAGAAGCTGAGGAAGTACTGAGGATGGCTAAGGTGCTAGAGATTCAAATTGAAGAATTGGATGCCCCAAAGGATGTGCGTCTGCATGATGATCCAAAGGAAGAGAATCTCGAGAGTTTTGGATTACTAATTAACACTGAAAAGGAGGGGAATTTGAAGAATGATATGGAAGTGAGAAGGTCTACCCAGACAGCAGTGGGTCCAATTGACGAAGTAGTTAAGTTGTCAGTGGGTTCGGGAAGTGTAAGAAGTCATGCAGCTAATCCTCCTATAAGGAATCCTAATGTTTCCGTTCTCCCAACCTCACAGTTTGCTAAAGAAAACCAACCATTGCCAGTGGAATTGGGTGCTTCAGGTAAAACACGTTCTCCAGACAACCAGAGAATTGCCGGAGGCTTTAGTCAGATGTCCCCACCTGTCCAATCTGGGAACTTCGTTGATTTGTTGACAGGGGATGACTGGAGAAGTTCACAAAGACCCGTGGAAAAACAAGATGATAGCCTAAAATTTGACTCTGTTGGTTCCTTTGCTGCCAGCCCTCCCATCCAGTTGGGAGCCCTGGCATTTTCAAATGAAGATCCGGCTAGCCAAGATAATGCTAAAATTCATAAAGCGGAAGATACAGTTCTGATCAATAAGAAGAGAGATGCTGATGAAGCAAATTCAGTTCAGGAACCTGCTTCCCAGAGCAACCAAAGTGCCATTCGGCAAGAAATCCTGGCTTTTAAGAGGAAGGCATTAGCTttaaagagagaaggaaaactGACAGAAGCTCGAGAGGAACTTCGGCAGGCAAAATTGTTGGAGAAGCATCTTGAGGATGATAGTCCTCAGTCCAAAACTACTTCAAGTGATGTTGTTTTGGTTTCAAGTGATAGTCCTCAGTCCAAAACTACTACCATTGCTGGCCAAAAGGATCATGGTTCACCATCCTTGGACCCAAAACCATTGTCCAGTCGTGATCGCTTCAAGTTGCAACAGGAGTCTCTTGGTCACAAACGTCAGGCTATGAAGCTGCGGAGGGAGGGTCGGATGGAAGAAGCGGAAGCTGAGTTTGAATTGGCCAAGGCACTGGAAAATCAGTTGGAGTTGCCTGCTCAGGATTCCACAACTGTTGACAAAGTAGAGCCACTTGATGATGTCTCTGTTGAGGGTCTTCTTGATCCTCAACTACTGTCTGCCTTGAAAGCAATTGGAATTGATGATACTAGCATTTTATCTCAAGGCCCTGGAAGACCAGAGCCTTCCAAAGTTAATGCTGGTAAGAGCAATAACCCAACCCAAGATAGAAGTCAGCTGGAAGAACAGATCAAGGCAGAGAAGGTAAAGGCGGTAAATTTGAAACGTGCAGGAAAACAAGCTGAGGCCTTGGATGCTCTTCGGAAGGCCAAGTTGCTCGAAAAGAAGCTGAATTCCTCGCCTTCGAAGTGA